The Microcystis aeruginosa NIES-843 sequence GGGCTGGCCAGCTTTGCAGGAATTCAACTATTGAATGTTAAGAAGGCTAAACAAAGTACACAAGAAGGACTTATTCGCTCTGCTTGGATAAGTCTTAAGCCATCAAAATGTGATGAAAAAGAATCTATCCGTGGATTTCGCTATCTCTACTGTATTATCAAAGAATTTGATGTTTATCGTCAATTAATTTTGAGTTCTGACTTACTTATTTTTAAAGAGGGTGGTCCCCATGATCGTAAAGCTTTGAATCTTGACAGTGCTGACAAGTTTGGTTATTACAACCCAGAATTTTTAGAATGGATTCAAAAGAAAGCCATTAACCCTAATGACGGCAAATTTAAGGAGCCAATCCAACTAGCTTACAATGATAAAATTAAAGTAGTAGCAAGATCTCTCTACCAAACACATAAAATTTTGTTCCCAACTCCTGAAGGATCTGATGAGTTTAAAGCAATCAAGAAGAAATATCAAGATCACCTTATAAAACAGGATCTTCCAAAGTATTATTTCGAGTACAAGTTCTGGGAACTCGTACAGAAGGAGGATACCCCTAAACACATAACAGTGTCATCAGCAGGTTTTTGGGTTCGGCGCTCTATTGATGGAACAGAAAAACAGTTTTTTGATATCTTGACACAACTTCTGGAAATCTATGATTCAGAGTGGCTGAGTGAACACGAGTGAACAGGGAGCATCTCACTTACGCGATAAGTAATTATACTTAGCCTAAAAGCCACTCTTAATCGTGTCTTGGAACGAAATAGAGGCTTTTAAAGACTGCGTACATGGAGAATTAAAACAAGAATTACCCTCGAAAAGCCTATTTTTCCACTAAGTATTTATGCTCATTGCAAAGGTGAGATGCTCCCGAGTGAACAAAAGTTGCTGGATACCAATCCATCTCAATTAAAACCGAGGAATATGATTAAAAAGATGACGCATGACGACAAACTCCCAACAAAATAACGAATAGCCATAACCCTGCTGCTCCACCGTCCTCACCTGAGCTTGTAAACCCTTTAAGGAAAAATCAGGATTCCAACCCGCATATAAACCCACCCCCACCGGCACATACCGGGAAGCTGTCGCCAGTCCCGATCCCGAAAGACTTGCCGCCACCTGATTGGGAGTTTTCCGATAGATCTGTAAGACCACCTCATCCACAATCCCTTGACGCACCCAAGCCAACCAATTTTGATTATATTTATTCACCGCAAAAGAGTGAGGATTAGGCGAAAGACTCACCACCAACTTGGGATTAATCGCCTTGACATGATCGTGCAACTTGCGGGTTAAATTCGTTAAAGCCTGACTTTTATTACCAAAAACACGCGGAACTGCCCAATGATCATCTAACTGAATCCCCGCCAAATCTTTTTCTTTTAAAATATCTTCCATATTCCCCAAAAGATAGGCTTGTACCTGCGGATTCGCCGGATCTAACCAGACATTGGTTTCCACCACCGTCTTCCCTGCGGGCGTTTTTAATAGCCAATCCGGATGCTTTTTGGCAATAGGATCCTTAGGGGATAACATCAAACCATACTCAAACCAAGCAAATGGTTTCAAACCCTGCCGTAAAGACTCCTTAACCGCTGCCCTCCAGGGATTGCTCAACGGCGGCACAAACAACCAATTCGTCGGACGTTGGGAAGTCGGATAAAGCGTTCCCCTAAACCCATAAACACTAAAATACACCCGGTCATAACCCGATCGCGAAAGATGATTTAACACCTCATCTAAGGACGTAGTGTGATGTAACAATATCGTGCCAATATTGGTTAACCAAA is a genomic window containing:
- a CDS encoding glycoside hydrolase family 10 protein; its protein translation is MVKFSKYLKRFGIVAGVAFLLLVTHRAAPRKAVENEQMKGVWLTNIGTILLHHTTSLDEVLNHLSRSGYDRVYFSVYGFRGTLYPTSQRPTNWLFVPPLSNPWRAAVKESLRQGLKPFAWFEYGLMLSPKDPIAKKHPDWLLKTPAGKTVVETNVWLDPANPQVQAYLLGNMEDILKEKDLAGIQLDDHWAVPRVFGNKSQALTNLTRKLHDHVKAINPKLVVSLSPNPHSFAVNKYNQNWLAWVRQGIVDEVVLQIYRKTPNQVAASLSGSGLATASRYVPVGVGLYAGWNPDFSLKGLQAQVRTVEQQGYGYSLFCWEFVVMRHLFNHIPRF